In the genome of Hippoglossus hippoglossus isolate fHipHip1 chromosome 4, fHipHip1.pri, whole genome shotgun sequence, one region contains:
- the sass6 gene encoding spindle assembly abnormal protein 6 homolog isoform X1, with product MEELFSKVLQVNVRCRDCEERKSNIRVIINLQLTTSPVHKRDLLVRLTDDLDPYFLFNLSISEEDFQSLKVQQGLLIDFASFPQKFIDLLNLCYSEQESENPRFLLHLSCQSSMLEGPANFSVVETNAFKHLNHLSLRLVQGSDKEIKDYLAVCLSSLKVEKQALETKLKKTEDDLSRQLSYAQQTLSEKTKELDKLRSEWTCQSSSLSSRHSQELQLEREKAVELQSRLQQQIEQLRQDLESSHKKSSQQLHSRVTELEASCRELTERKYKNESSIRDLKIKLVGAEEECQRSKQQVLSLRRENSTLDTEVHEKERLVNQLQMRVAVLDQEIKDKDQLMRRTKEVLEATQQQKESVEENAESKELQMKKLEATLKTLSEELIKANGIIKKLQGEVRGLVGKIKVKNTVTVSQEKVLQDTSEKLQKVEKDLQSAQQQVITKDEQVSKLKEQLEMTVQKLNESREVLKTNENVINWLNKQLNEKQLSRNPQPPECVGNPSVLSTTTGLRAQFYPQTVKPTVSPGMPVDVTPAEQRAVQPASRQIGCRSSDSLTVSDLHFRNINGDYPGLDSKYFERRDDSIPIYGLSSNLLHREFTQQTKPPVASAYFSA from the exons ATGGAGGAACTCTTCAGCAAAGTGTTACAGGTGAACGTGAGGTGCAGGGACTGCGAGGAAAG GAAATCAAATATTCGTGTCATCATCAATCTTCAGTTGACAACAAGTCCAGTGCACAAACGG GATCTTCTCGTAAGACTAACAGATGATCTGGATCCATATTTTCTCTTCAACCTCTCTATATCAGAAGAAGATTTCCAAAG TCTGAAAGTCCAGCAGGGGCTACTGATCGACTTTGCATCATTTCCTCAGAAGTTTATTGACCTGCTAAACCTGTGCTATTCTGAGCAAGAGTCAGAGAATCCAAG GTTTCTCCTGCACTTGTCATGTCAGTCTTCAATGCTTGAAGGCCCTGCTAACTTCAGTGTTGTTGAGACAAATGCATTCAAACACCTGAATCACTTGTCTTTACGCCTTGTTCAAGGTTCTGACAAGGAGATTAAGGACTATCTGGCAGTGTGTCTCTCATCTCTGAAG GTAGAGAAGCAGGCCCTGGAGACAAAGCTTAAGAAGACTGAAGACGATCTGTCCAGACAACTGAGTTATGCTCAACAG ACTCTATCTGAGAAGACTAAAGAGTTGGACAAACTGCGTTCAGAGTGGACATGTCAGAGCAGCTCTCTATCCAGCCGTCATTCTCAGGAGTTAcagttggagagagagaaggctgtAGAG TTGCAAAGCAGGCTTCAGCAGCAGATTGAGCAGCTCCGTCAGGACTTGGAGAGCTCTCACAAAAAGAGtagccagcagcttcacagcagagtgacagagcTAGAGGCCTCCTGCAGAGAGCTGACAGAGAGGAAATACAAGAACGAGTCTTCCATCAGAGACCTGAAGATTAAACTAGTCGGTGCAGAGGAG GAATGCCAGCGCTCAAAGCAGCAGGTTCTGTCgctgaggagggagaacagcACTTTGGATACAGAGGTCCATGAGAAAGAGCGTTTAGTGAACCAGCTGCAGATGAGAGTGGCTGTTCTAGACCAGGAAATCAAAGATAAGGATCAGCTGATGCGCCGCACAAAAGAGGTGCTGGAAGCCACTCAGCAGCAGAAG GAATCAGTAGAAGAAAATGCTGAAAGTAAAGAGCTTCAGATGAAAAAACTTGAAGCAACGCTGAAAACACTATCTGAGGAGCTTATAAAG GCGAATGGTATCATTAAGAAGCTGCAGGGGGAGGTTCGAGGCCTAgttggaaaaataaaagtcaaaaacaCTGTGACCGTGTCACAGGAGAAGGTCCTGCAGGACACATCTGAGAAACTTCAGAAAGTGGAGAAAGATCTACAGAGCGCTCAGCAGCAGGTCATCACCAAGGACGAGCAG GTGTCAAAACTGAAGGAGCAGTTGGAGATGACAGTACAGAAGCTAAATGAAAGCAGAGAAGTGTTGAAAACTAATGAGAATG TTATAAATTGGCTGAACAAGCAGCTGAATGAAAAGCAGCTGTCCAGAAATCCACAGCCTCCGGAATGTGTGGGGAATCCTTCAGTTTTATCCACAACCACTGGACTAAGG gcTCAGTTTTATCCTCAAACGGTCAAACCGACTGTATCTCCTGGGATGCCGGTGGATGTCACCCCTGCTGAACAGCGAGcagtgcagccagccagcagacAGAT AGGTTGCAGGTCGTCTGATTCTCTGACTGTGAGTGATCTGCATTTCCGCAACATAAA tgGTGACTACCCAGGTCTGGATTCGAAGTACtttgagaggagagatgacagCATCCCAATCTACGGTCTGTCGTCTAATCTGCTTCACAGAG agtTCACTCAGCAAACAAAGCCTCCTGTAGCTTCTGCTTACTTCTCTGCCTGA
- the sass6 gene encoding spindle assembly abnormal protein 6 homolog isoform X2 has translation MEELFSKVLQVNVRCRDCEERKSNIRVIINLQLTTSPVHKRDLLVRLTDDLDPYFLFNLSISEEDFQSLKVQQGLLIDFASFPQKFIDLLNLCYSEQESENPRFLLHLSCQSSMLEGPANFSVVETNAFKHLNHLSLRLVQGSDKEIKDYLAVCLSSLKVEKQALETKLKKTEDDLSRQLSYAQQTLSEKTKELDKLRSEWTCQSSSLSSRHSQELQLEREKAVELQSRLQQQIEQLRQDLESSHKKSSQQLHSRVTELEASCRELTERKYKNESSIRDLKIKLVGAEEECQRSKQQVLSLRRENSTLDTEVHEKERLVNQLQMRVAVLDQEIKDKDQLMRRTKEVLEATQQQKESVEENAESKELQMKKLEATLKTLSEELIKANGIIKKLQGEVRGLVGKIKVKNTVTVSQEKVLQDTSEKLQKVEKDLQSAQQQVITKDEQVSKLKEQLEMTVQKLNESREVLKTNENVINWLNKQLNEKQLSRNPQPPECVGNPSVLSTTTGLRAQFYPQTVKPTVSPGMPVDVTPAEQRAVQPASRQIGDYPGLDSKYFERRDDSIPIYGLSSNLLHREFTQQTKPPVASAYFSA, from the exons ATGGAGGAACTCTTCAGCAAAGTGTTACAGGTGAACGTGAGGTGCAGGGACTGCGAGGAAAG GAAATCAAATATTCGTGTCATCATCAATCTTCAGTTGACAACAAGTCCAGTGCACAAACGG GATCTTCTCGTAAGACTAACAGATGATCTGGATCCATATTTTCTCTTCAACCTCTCTATATCAGAAGAAGATTTCCAAAG TCTGAAAGTCCAGCAGGGGCTACTGATCGACTTTGCATCATTTCCTCAGAAGTTTATTGACCTGCTAAACCTGTGCTATTCTGAGCAAGAGTCAGAGAATCCAAG GTTTCTCCTGCACTTGTCATGTCAGTCTTCAATGCTTGAAGGCCCTGCTAACTTCAGTGTTGTTGAGACAAATGCATTCAAACACCTGAATCACTTGTCTTTACGCCTTGTTCAAGGTTCTGACAAGGAGATTAAGGACTATCTGGCAGTGTGTCTCTCATCTCTGAAG GTAGAGAAGCAGGCCCTGGAGACAAAGCTTAAGAAGACTGAAGACGATCTGTCCAGACAACTGAGTTATGCTCAACAG ACTCTATCTGAGAAGACTAAAGAGTTGGACAAACTGCGTTCAGAGTGGACATGTCAGAGCAGCTCTCTATCCAGCCGTCATTCTCAGGAGTTAcagttggagagagagaaggctgtAGAG TTGCAAAGCAGGCTTCAGCAGCAGATTGAGCAGCTCCGTCAGGACTTGGAGAGCTCTCACAAAAAGAGtagccagcagcttcacagcagagtgacagagcTAGAGGCCTCCTGCAGAGAGCTGACAGAGAGGAAATACAAGAACGAGTCTTCCATCAGAGACCTGAAGATTAAACTAGTCGGTGCAGAGGAG GAATGCCAGCGCTCAAAGCAGCAGGTTCTGTCgctgaggagggagaacagcACTTTGGATACAGAGGTCCATGAGAAAGAGCGTTTAGTGAACCAGCTGCAGATGAGAGTGGCTGTTCTAGACCAGGAAATCAAAGATAAGGATCAGCTGATGCGCCGCACAAAAGAGGTGCTGGAAGCCACTCAGCAGCAGAAG GAATCAGTAGAAGAAAATGCTGAAAGTAAAGAGCTTCAGATGAAAAAACTTGAAGCAACGCTGAAAACACTATCTGAGGAGCTTATAAAG GCGAATGGTATCATTAAGAAGCTGCAGGGGGAGGTTCGAGGCCTAgttggaaaaataaaagtcaaaaacaCTGTGACCGTGTCACAGGAGAAGGTCCTGCAGGACACATCTGAGAAACTTCAGAAAGTGGAGAAAGATCTACAGAGCGCTCAGCAGCAGGTCATCACCAAGGACGAGCAG GTGTCAAAACTGAAGGAGCAGTTGGAGATGACAGTACAGAAGCTAAATGAAAGCAGAGAAGTGTTGAAAACTAATGAGAATG TTATAAATTGGCTGAACAAGCAGCTGAATGAAAAGCAGCTGTCCAGAAATCCACAGCCTCCGGAATGTGTGGGGAATCCTTCAGTTTTATCCACAACCACTGGACTAAGG gcTCAGTTTTATCCTCAAACGGTCAAACCGACTGTATCTCCTGGGATGCCGGTGGATGTCACCCCTGCTGAACAGCGAGcagtgcagccagccagcagacAGAT tgGTGACTACCCAGGTCTGGATTCGAAGTACtttgagaggagagatgacagCATCCCAATCTACGGTCTGTCGTCTAATCTGCTTCACAGAG agtTCACTCAGCAAACAAAGCCTCCTGTAGCTTCTGCTTACTTCTCTGCCTGA
- the ahsg1 gene encoding alpha-2-HS-glycoprotein 1: MKALNVLVLLASVVLLCRAAPVLELLMCSEDHSAAAARLAVHDINEHHNHGYKFRLSEIKENKTEKVEDGCTIELHLDLLESKCHSINPKHFEDCETRHETERDVMAHCTVMMAVKDGNANVTRYDCDTRQVTTNKDMQLLCPDCPVLIPLHSPEGLKAVEKAVHEENVNSANERFYILQEVGRVLSGYMSSQGMYYSSEFVIVETHCIMGSRIAIEACDPLCPDRARHAFCRSSYSNGAGLRSVDCEYYPALNTTALGPGETEPQCKCPHLAGQPSPTGHHPSAGGNGPPAPAHDHGQGQGPPSFAGSQGPPPHAHDHGQGPPSFAGSQGPPPHAKGPPNEERGLTFFISPCNGILANPDPVLHPICPKPLPEPRQIPTLERP, translated from the exons ATGAAGGCATTAAATGTCCTGGTGCTGCTGGCCTCAGTGGTGCTGCTCTGCCGCGCTGCTCCAGTATTGGAGCTGTTGATGTGCAGTGAGGATCACAGTGCTGCGGCGGCACGTCTGGCAGTACATGACATCAACGAGCACCACAACCATGGCTACAAGTTCCGGCTCAGTGAGATCAAGGAGAACAAAACGGAAAAG GTTGAGGACGGATGTACCATTGAGTTACACTTGGACCTTCTGGAGTCAAAGTGTCACTCTATCAACCCCAAACACTTTGAGGACTGTGAGACCCGTCATGAAACTGAGCGT gaCGTGATGGCACACTGCACCGTCATGATGGCTGTAAAAGATGGCAATGCTAATGTCACCAGATATGACTGTGACACGCGACAAG tgACAACCAACAAGGATATGCAGTTGTTGTGCCCTGACTGTCCCGTGCTGATCCCACTCCACAGCCCTGAGGGTCTCAAAGCTGTTGAAAAAGCTGTGCACGAAGAGAACGTTAACAGTGCCAACGAGCGCTTCTACATCCTGCAGGAAGTGGGACGGGTGTTGAGTGGG taCATGTCGTCGCAGGGGATGTACTACAGTTCTGAGTTCGTAATTGTGGAGACTCATTGCATAATGGGATCCAGAATTGCCATTGAAGCATGCGACCCCCTCTGCCCTGACCGAGCC CGTCACGCTTTCTGCAGATCATCTTATTCAAATGGAGCTGGACTTCGGTCTGTTGACTGTGAATACTATCCCGCATTG AACACAACTGCTCTCGGCCCGGGTGAGACGGAGCCCCAGTGTAAATGCCCTCATCTTGCTGGCCAACCTTCCCCCACTGGTCATCATCCCTCAGCTGGCGGTAACGGACCCCCAGCCCCTGCTCATGATCATGGTCAGGGTCAGGGCCCTCCTTCCTTTGCTGGCAGTCAAGGACCCCCACCCCATGCTCATGATCATGGTCAGGGCCCTCCTTCCTTTGCTGGCAGTCAAGGACCCCCACCCCATGCTAAAGGCCCACCTAATGAAGAAAGAGGGCTCACCTTCTTCATCAGTCCCTGCAATGGAATCTTGGCCAACCCAGACCCAGTTCTCCACCCCATTTGTCCCAAGCCTTTACCTGAACCCCGCCAAATCCCAACACTTGAGAGGCCCTGA